The genomic interval GATCGACACTGTTGACGTGCGACCAGAACTGATCTTCGTGCAGGACAGCAATGATTTTATCGTCAGCCTCGCCGTGATCGACCATCTGGACTCCGCCAATGACGCGGGCGTGCAGGATGACTTCGCCACGGTTAATCGGCCGTTCGGTGATAACACAGACATCCAGCGGGTCGCCGTCGCCGCGCTCTGAGGTGGGGGACAGTTTTTTCACCCGCGCGCCGCAATAGGTTTTCGGAATGAAGCCGTAAAGGGTCGGCGGCATCGACGAAGTCAGCTGAGGGCGGTCAACCAGAAGATAGCCGGTGGTTTTGTCCACTTCGTACTTCACCGAGTCAAACGGCGTCATTTCGATATAGGCATTGACGACATCGGGGGCCTGTTCGCCAATATCAAGACCATGCCACGGATGCGGGCGCCAGCGGTAGAAAGTTTGTGGAAAGCTCATGGTTTAGACATTCGTAAATCCACCTGTTTTTGGCGAGTACATAGTTACAGGATAAAAATAAAGTGCCCCTGTCCGCCTCTTATGGCATGGTGTGCGCATGAAAATCCTCTTTACAGGCGATATGGTCGGCAGTGCGGGTCGGCAGGTTTTTCAGCGTGTGACCGACCGGCTGCGCGCCGAAGGCCGGATCGATCTCGTGATCGCTAACGCCGAGAATGCCGCCGGAGGACGCGGGCCTTCGCCGGAAATCGTCGAGGCGCTTTTCGCCGCCGGAGCCGCCGCGCTAACGCTCGGCGACCACGCATGGGACGATAAAAACCTGACCAGCCTACTGGAAACCGAAACACGACTGATCCGTCCGGCGAATTTTCCGCCCGCCGCCGCAGGCCGCGGAATGACAACCATCGAAACCGACGAAGGGCCGATCTGCATTATCTCGCTGATCGGGCGCGTTTTTCTAGATCCGGCCGACTGCCCGTTCCGCGCCGCCGACCGGCTGATCGGCATGAGCAAAGCCAAAACCATTCTGATTGATTTCCACGCCGAGGCGACCTCGGAAAAAATCGCGCTGGGCCGCTACCTCGACGGACGCGTCACCGCCCTGCTCGGAACGCACACTCACGTTCAGACGTCGGACGAAAACATCCTGCCGAACGGCACGGCTTATATCACCGACCTCGGTATGACCGGCCCGAAAGATTCCGTGATCGGCCGCGAAGTGGAGCCGGTTATTCAGCGCTTTATCACCGGCATGCCGCAAAAGTTTGATACGTCAAATAAAGATCCGGCGCTCGAAGGCGTCATTCTGGATATCGATATCAAAACCGGCAAGGCCCGCTCGATTGAACGGATTCGCGAAAGAGCCTGATGGAAGAAACGCGGAAAATTTACAGCGTCGCCGAACTCAACCGCGCCGCGCGGTTTACGCTCGAAAACGGCATCGGCGAAGTGTGGGTCGAGGGCGAAATCTCGCGCCTGACACGCCAGTCGAGCGGTCATTGGTATTTCACTCTCAAGGACGAAGCCGCCGCCGTTTCCTGCGCCATGTTTAAACAGAATAACGCCGCCGCGACGTTCGAGCCGAAGGACGGACTTAAGGTGCGTGTTCTCGCACAAGCCAGCCTCTACGAGCCGCGCGGAAGTTATCAGCTCATTGTCCGCAAGATGGAAGAAGCCGGTAAAGGCTCGCTTCAGGAGCAGTTCGAAAAACTGAAAGCCAAGCTGTCCGCCGAAGGGCTGTTCGACGCCAGCCGTAAAAAACCGCTACCGCTTCTGCCGCAAAAAATCGGCGTGGTCACCTCGCCCACCGGCGCGGCGATCCGCGATATCATCAACGTGCTGACACGGCGGTTTCCGAATATTGAAATCCTGCTCGCGCCGGTTACCGTGCAAGGCGAAGGCGCGGCGGAAAAAATTGCCGCCGCAATTGATTATTTGAATACATACAACAGGAAAGTAGGACAGGCTTCCAGCCTGTCCACAGAGAGTGAGAAGTTCTTCACCCCATGGCTCCCTGTCGATATAGAAAAGCGTCATCTACCGCATTGGAATCAGGACAATGCCTCCTACTTTGTCACCTTCCGGCTGGCTGATTCACTGCCGCATGAAAAACTCCAGCTCTGGCAACAGGAGCGCATCCAATGGCTAAAGTCGCATGACGAACCTTATTCTAAAAACGAACTAACGGAATATTCGAAACTGTTCAGCGAACGGATTAATCAATGGCTGGACGTCGGTTCGGGATCCTGTCTGTTGGCCGAGAAGCAAAACGCGTCCGTTGTAGAAGCCGCAATGCAACATTTCGACGGCAATCGCTACCGGCTGGGCTCATACGTGATAATGGCCAACCATGTTCACGTCCTTGTCTCACCACTGCCCGGCAATAACTTGGCAGATATTCTTCATTCGTGGAAATCGTTCACAGCAAATCGGATTAATGAACAAACCGGGCGACGCGGTGCCGTATGGCAGGATGAATCATACGACCACATTGTGCGAAGCCCGGAACAACTGTCTTTTTATAACGACTACATTCGGAAAAATCTCAATCAGTCGAAAGAAACGGCTGTGGCACGAATAGACAGGCTGGAAGCCTGTCCTACTTTGCCGATCGATCTCATTATTGTCGGGCGCGGCGGCGGAAGTATTGAAGACCTTTGGGCGTTCAACGAAGAAGTCGTGGCGCGAGCCATCGCCGCATCGCGGATTCCGGTCATCTCGGCGGTCGGCCACGAAATTGATTTTACGATCAGCGATTTCGTCGCCGATGTGCGCGCGCCAACACCATCAGCGGCGGCCGAGCTGGCCGTGCCGGTCAAAGCCGAACTGGAAATGCAGATTGTGCGGTTGGCCGCGCGGCTCGGCGGTTCACTGCAAAATCAGGTTCATATTCTGCGTGAGCGGATTCCCGGATTTCGTCAGACCATGGTTCATGCACTGACGGACGGGCTCCGGTTACGACAGCAAAAGGTGGATGAAACCAGCCGAACGCTTGCCGAGTGTTTGAAGAATGCGGTAACAATTCAAAAACAACGCCTGCCCGGATTGCAACAGACTATGGATCACCGGATGGAAAGTGCGGTGGCAGAACGGAAACAGAATCTGCGCAGGCTGGAATCTCAACTGCGTGCATTAAGCCCGCTGGCCGTGCTGGATCGCGGTTACAGCCTGACACAGACGGAAGACGGCACCGTTGTGCGTGATATCGCGCAGATCAGAGCAGGCGGAACAGTTCGTACGCGATTGGCAAAAGGGACGTTCATTTCAGAAGTCAAAAAGAAGGAGGCATGAGTATGGCCGAAAAAACGGTAGATTTTGAAAAATCGCTCGAACGGCTCGAAGCCATTGTTGAAGAAATGGAAGGCGGTGACCTTTCGCTTGAACAGATGATCAAGCATTTCGAGGAAGGCTCTAAGCTGGTTACACTTTGCTCCGGCAAACTCAACGAGGTGGAGCAGAAGATCGAGAAGCTGGTGAAAAAAGGCGGCGTATTATCTGCCGAACCGTTCGACCCGGATAAATAAAAAAGGTTTCCGGACTCCGGACCTGAGCTATTGCGAAAGTGCTTTTGGTATCCAAAAAGAAGCGCCCCAGCTAAGGGGCGCGATAAACCTTTTCCCTGAACCTCGAAACAATTTTTACATGCCGGGGCCGGCAATGTAGCTTTGCAGGTTTTTGATCACGAATTCTTTTTCCTGAATCATGAATTTGACAATATCACCGATGGAAATCACCCCGACAACCTGATCGCCATCCAGCACGGGCAGGTGGCGAATGCGCTTGTCTGTCATCAGCTCCATACAGCTTTCCAGCGTAGTATCGGCCTTCACCGTAGTCAGCTTGGTGGACA from Kiritimatiellaceae bacterium carries:
- a CDS encoding TIGR00282 family metallophosphoesterase, whose amino-acid sequence is MKILFTGDMVGSAGRQVFQRVTDRLRAEGRIDLVIANAENAAGGRGPSPEIVEALFAAGAAALTLGDHAWDDKNLTSLLETETRLIRPANFPPAAAGRGMTTIETDEGPICIISLIGRVFLDPADCPFRAADRLIGMSKAKTILIDFHAEATSEKIALGRYLDGRVTALLGTHTHVQTSDENILPNGTAYITDLGMTGPKDSVIGREVEPVIQRFITGMPQKFDTSNKDPALEGVILDIDIKTGKARSIERIRERA
- a CDS encoding exodeoxyribonuclease VII small subunit codes for the protein MAEKTVDFEKSLERLEAIVEEMEGGDLSLEQMIKHFEEGSKLVTLCSGKLNEVEQKIEKLVKKGGVLSAEPFDPDK
- the xseA gene encoding exodeoxyribonuclease VII large subunit, coding for MEETRKIYSVAELNRAARFTLENGIGEVWVEGEISRLTRQSSGHWYFTLKDEAAAVSCAMFKQNNAAATFEPKDGLKVRVLAQASLYEPRGSYQLIVRKMEEAGKGSLQEQFEKLKAKLSAEGLFDASRKKPLPLLPQKIGVVTSPTGAAIRDIINVLTRRFPNIEILLAPVTVQGEGAAEKIAAAIDYLNTYNRKVGQASSLSTESEKFFTPWLPVDIEKRHLPHWNQDNASYFVTFRLADSLPHEKLQLWQQERIQWLKSHDEPYSKNELTEYSKLFSERINQWLDVGSGSCLLAEKQNASVVEAAMQHFDGNRYRLGSYVIMANHVHVLVSPLPGNNLADILHSWKSFTANRINEQTGRRGAVWQDESYDHIVRSPEQLSFYNDYIRKNLNQSKETAVARIDRLEACPTLPIDLIIVGRGGGSIEDLWAFNEEVVARAIAASRIPVISAVGHEIDFTISDFVADVRAPTPSAAAELAVPVKAELEMQIVRLAARLGGSLQNQVHILRERIPGFRQTMVHALTDGLRLRQQKVDETSRTLAECLKNAVTIQKQRLPGLQQTMDHRMESAVAERKQNLRRLESQLRALSPLAVLDRGYSLTQTEDGTVVRDIAQIRAGGTVRTRLAKGTFISEVKKKEA
- a CDS encoding inorganic pyrophosphatase, with the translated sequence MSFPQTFYRWRPHPWHGLDIGEQAPDVVNAYIEMTPFDSVKYEVDKTTGYLLVDRPQLTSSMPPTLYGFIPKTYCGARVKKLSPTSERGDGDPLDVCVITERPINRGEVILHARVIGGVQMVDHGEADDKIIAVLHEDQFWSHVNSVDQVRKVLLDRLLHYFETYKRPAGGEANVQVIELYGADRAKEVIKAAQADYEETYGG